TACAAGGTGCGGCGCTTCAACTTCCTCCAGTATTCCGACGCCAAGACGCCGAGCCTGCGCCTCCAGAAGAACCCGGACGTGACGGTTCGGAGCCGGGGCGTCATGGAGAAGTGCAGCTATTGCGTGCAGCGGATCTCGTCGGCGCGGATCGAGGCCGAGAAGACGAACGCGCCCATCCGCGACGGCGCGATCCAGACGGCGTGCCAGCAGGCCTGCCCGGCGGGCGCGATCGTGTTCGGCAACGTCCACGACCGCGAGAGCCGGGTCGCCGCGATGAAGGCGGAGCCTCTGAGCTACGGCCTGCTCACGGAGCTCAACACGCGGCCGAGGACGACGTACCTCGCGAAGATCTGGAACCCGAATCCGGAGCTGGGGGAAGCATGAGCGACGTCCCCGAGCGCACCGCGAGCCTCTCCGGAGGGCCGGTCCTCGAGCCCGGGCACACGTACCGGAGCGTGACCGAGAAGATCAGCTCGATCGCGCTCGCCCGGAAGACCCCGAAGGAGTGGTGGATCGGGTTCGGCGTTTCGTTCCTGCTCCTGATGATGCTGCTCTACGCGACCGGTTACCTCTTCATCAAGGGGGTCGGCATCTGGGGAATCAACATGCCGGTCGCATGGGGATTCGCGATCGTCAATTTCGTCTGGTGGGTCGGCATCGGGCACGCCGGGACGCTGATCTCCGCGATCCTCCTCCTGCTGCGGCAGGAGTGGCGCACGTCGATCAACCGTTTCGCGGAGGCGATGACGCTCTTCGCGGTCGCCTGCGCCGGTCTCTTCCCTCTGCTCCATCTGGGGAGGCCGTGGGTTTTCTACTGGCTGTTCCCCTATCCCGACACGATGCGGCTCTGGCCGCAGTTCCGGAGCCCGCTCGTGTGGGACGTGTTCGCGGTCTCGACGTACGCGACCGTTTCGCTCCTCTTCTGGTTCGTGGGGCTGCTCCCCGACCTCGCCACGCTCCGCGACCGGGCGCGGCGCCGCCCCGCGAAGATCATCTACGGCATCCTCGCGATGGGATGGCGCGGCTCGGCGACGCACTGGCACCGCTACGAGACCGCGTACCTGCTGCTCGCGGGACTCGCGACGCCACTCGTCGTGTCGGTCCACACGGTCGTGTCGTTCGACTTCGCCGCCGGGATCATCCCGGGGTGGCACACGACGATCTTCCCGCCGTATTTCGTCGCCGGCGCGATCTACTCCGGCTTCGCGATGGTGCTGACGCTCTCGATCCCGCTCCGCGCGTTCTACGGGCTCGAGGACTTCATCACGATGCGGCACCTCGAGAACATGGCGAAGGTGCTGATCGCGACCGGCCTCATCGTCGCCTACGGCTACGCGGCGGAGCTCTTCATGTCGTGGTACAGCGCGAACGCGGCCGAGCAGTTCCTCGCGAAGAACCGCGCCTTCGGCCCGTACTGGCCCGCGTACTGGGCGCTCATCCTCTGCAACGTGCTGACGGTCCAGCTCCTCTGGTTCCGGAGGATCCGGACGCGGCCCTGGTTCCTCTGGGTGATCGCGATCGTCATCAACGTCGGCATGTGGCTCGAGCGCTACGTGATCGTCGTCGTGTCGCTGACGCGCGACTTCCTGCCGTCGATCTGGCGCTCGTACCACGGGACCGTCTGGGACTGGGCGACGTTCCTCGGCTCAATGGGGCTGTTCCTGTCGCTCCTCTTCCTCTTCATCCGGTTCCTGCCGGTGATCTCGATCGCCGAGATGCGCTCGCTCGTCGACGAGACGGAGGGACGCGAATGAAGCGCGCCGGCCGCCCGCCGATCTACGGGATCCTCGCGGAGTTCGAGGACCGGGAGCGATTGCTGGAGGCGGCGCAGACGGCGAGCGGCGCGGGATACCGCGCGCTCGACGCCTACACGCCGCTGCCCGTCGAGGGGCTCTCCGACGCGATCGGGTTCCACCACACCCGCCTGCCGTGGGTCGTCTTCACGGGGGCGGCGCTGGGCGCGCTCGGCGGCTTCGGGATGCAGCTCTACGCCTCGGCGGTCCACTATCCGCTGAACATCGGCGGCCGGCCGCTCAACTCCTGGCCGGCGTTCATCCCGATCACCTTCGAGCTGACGGTGCTCGGCGCATCGCTTTTCGCCGTCTTCGGGCTGCTCGCGTTGAACGGGCTTCCGACGCCGTACCACCCGCTCTTCAACGTGGACCGGTTCGAGTTCGCCTCGCGCGAGGCGCTCTTCCTCTGCATCAAGTCGAAGGACCCGAAGTTCGACCGCGCCGCGACGCGCCGTTTCCTCGAGGGCCTGCGCCCCCACGAGGTCTCGGAGGTCGAGTGGTGAGGCGGCTCGTTTTGCTGGCGGCCGTGGCGGCGG
This is a stretch of genomic DNA from Thermoanaerobaculia bacterium. It encodes these proteins:
- a CDS encoding DUF3341 domain-containing protein: MKRAGRPPIYGILAEFEDRERLLEAAQTASGAGYRALDAYTPLPVEGLSDAIGFHHTRLPWVVFTGAALGALGGFGMQLYASAVHYPLNIGGRPLNSWPAFIPITFELTVLGASLFAVFGLLALNGLPTPYHPLFNVDRFEFASREALFLCIKSKDPKFDRAATRRFLEGLRPHEVSEVEW
- the nrfD gene encoding NrfD/PsrC family molybdoenzyme membrane anchor subunit, producing the protein MSDVPERTASLSGGPVLEPGHTYRSVTEKISSIALARKTPKEWWIGFGVSFLLLMMLLYATGYLFIKGVGIWGINMPVAWGFAIVNFVWWVGIGHAGTLISAILLLLRQEWRTSINRFAEAMTLFAVACAGLFPLLHLGRPWVFYWLFPYPDTMRLWPQFRSPLVWDVFAVSTYATVSLLFWFVGLLPDLATLRDRARRRPAKIIYGILAMGWRGSATHWHRYETAYLLLAGLATPLVVSVHTVVSFDFAAGIIPGWHTTIFPPYFVAGAIYSGFAMVLTLSIPLRAFYGLEDFITMRHLENMAKVLIATGLIVAYGYAAELFMSWYSANAAEQFLAKNRAFGPYWPAYWALILCNVLTVQLLWFRRIRTRPWFLWVIAIVINVGMWLERYVIVVVSLTRDFLPSIWRSYHGTVWDWATFLGSMGLFLSLLFLFIRFLPVISIAEMRSLVDETEGRE